One window of Candidatus Thermoplasmatota archaeon genomic DNA carries:
- a CDS encoding site-specific DNA-methyltransferase translates to MTHHKLIIGNCMDMPEIPDKSVHLVVTSPPYFNAPFDYEGLFKNYQQYLGVLRRVSKELYRVVDDGRIVVLNIDDMLVNGEKFPIIADATRIFLDAGFNYRDRITWKKPDGYLRISRRSGVMLQNPYPMYFYPDNLLESIIIFQKGKFDYKSIPQEVREQSKIDTKKFQDKKWFMTLWEMNNVLPGSPLEKDIAAFPEELPYRAITLFSYVGETVLDPFVGSGTTMKVARDLGRNSIGIEIKEELIPIVKKKTGFDGQKRLDGNTDTFEVIVREKPWMKKQPMTNAVEV, encoded by the coding sequence ATGACACACCACAAACTCATTATCGGTAACTGTATGGACATGCCAGAGATTCCAGACAAAAGCGTACATTTAGTGGTGACATCGCCTCCTTATTTTAATGCTCCATTCGATTACGAAGGGCTATTCAAAAATTATCAACAGTATCTTGGTGTTCTCCGTCGAGTTTCTAAAGAGCTTTATCGGGTTGTGGACGATGGCAGAATTGTTGTTCTTAATATCGATGATATGTTAGTGAACGGAGAAAAATTTCCGATTATTGCAGATGCTACACGTATTTTTTTAGATGCAGGATTCAACTACAGAGACAGAATTACATGGAAAAAACCAGATGGGTATCTGAGAATTAGCAGACGAAGTGGTGTTATGTTGCAAAATCCATATCCTATGTATTTTTATCCGGATAATCTTCTTGAGAGCATCATCATTTTCCAAAAAGGCAAGTTCGACTACAAGTCAATACCACAAGAAGTAAGGGAACAATCTAAAATTGATACGAAGAAATTCCAAGATAAGAAATGGTTTATGACGCTATGGGAGATGAATAATGTGCTTCCAGGCTCCCCTCTTGAAAAAGATATTGCCGCATTCCCTGAAGAATTGCCATACCGAGCAATAACCTTATTTTCTTATGTTGGTGAAACTGTGCTTGATCCATTTGTTGGTTCTGGAACGACGATGAAGGTTGCCCGGGATCTTGGTCGAAACAGCATCGGGATAGAAATCAAGGAAGAATTGATTCCGATTGTGAAGAAAAAAACAGGTTTCGATGGACAAAAACGATTAGATGGAAATACTGATACTTTTGAAGTGATTGTCCGGGAAAAACCATGGATGAAAAAACAGCCGATGACGAACGCAGTAGAGGTTTAA